A genomic stretch from Thauera sp. GDN1 includes:
- a CDS encoding MFS transporter, with protein sequence MLPYWRLSAYYFFYFAFVGAFSPYFTLYLQSIELSATDIALLMSLMQLMRVLAPNLWGWLAEKLGLRIAIVRLSALASLAGFSVFFLTTDFAGLFAAMALMAFFWSAALPLIEGLTFAHLGDAAHRYGSIRVWGSVGFIIAVLGLGHALDFLPITAVLWVIAAILGGIVLCGLVVPEAPRPPAHRQAASFGDTLRRPEVQALLGACFLMSAAHGALYVFYSIFLVDIGYDKALVGWMWALGVLAEIGVFMLMPRIGQRFSLRAILLFAFACAVVRFLMIGWGAGSLAVLVLAQLLHGATFGAYHAAAIGVVNQWFPGALQSRGQALYGSLSFGAGGMLGGLLSGYTWESLGAAWTYTIGSGFALAGLAWLLFGWRGRDRDEGPVMGADPSS encoded by the coding sequence ATGCTTCCCTACTGGCGCCTGTCGGCCTACTACTTCTTCTACTTCGCCTTCGTCGGCGCGTTCTCGCCCTACTTCACGCTCTACCTGCAGTCGATCGAGCTGTCCGCGACCGACATCGCGCTGCTGATGTCGCTGATGCAGCTGATGCGCGTGCTGGCCCCCAATCTGTGGGGTTGGCTGGCAGAGAAGCTCGGCCTGCGCATCGCCATCGTGCGCCTGTCCGCACTCGCCAGCCTGGCGGGATTCTCGGTCTTCTTCCTGACAACCGACTTCGCCGGGCTGTTCGCGGCGATGGCGCTGATGGCCTTCTTCTGGAGTGCCGCGCTGCCGCTGATCGAGGGCCTGACCTTCGCCCATCTCGGCGACGCGGCGCACCGCTATGGCAGCATCCGGGTGTGGGGCTCGGTGGGCTTCATCATCGCGGTGCTCGGGCTCGGCCATGCGCTCGATTTCCTGCCGATCACCGCCGTGCTGTGGGTGATCGCCGCGATCCTCGGCGGCATCGTGCTGTGCGGCCTCGTCGTCCCCGAGGCGCCGCGACCGCCCGCACACCGGCAGGCGGCGAGCTTCGGCGACACCCTGCGCCGGCCGGAGGTGCAGGCGCTGCTCGGCGCCTGCTTCCTGATGTCGGCGGCGCACGGTGCGCTGTACGTCTTCTATTCGATCTTCCTGGTCGACATCGGCTACGACAAGGCGCTGGTGGGCTGGATGTGGGCGCTGGGCGTGCTGGCCGAGATCGGAGTGTTCATGCTGATGCCGCGCATCGGCCAGCGTTTCTCGCTGCGCGCGATCCTGCTGTTCGCGTTCGCCTGTGCGGTGGTGCGCTTCCTGATGATCGGCTGGGGCGCGGGCAGCCTGGCGGTGCTGGTCCTGGCGCAGCTGCTGCACGGGGCGACCTTCGGCGCTTATCATGCGGCGGCCATCGGGGTGGTGAACCAGTGGTTCCCGGGCGCGCTGCAGTCGCGCGGACAGGCGCTCTACGGCAGCCTCTCGTTCGGCGCGGGCGGAATGCTGGGCGGCCTGCTCAGCGGTTACACCTGGGAAAGCCTTGGTGCCGCGTGGACGTATACGATCGGATCCGGATTCGCCCTCGCCGGTCTCGCCTGGCTGCTGTTCGGCTGGCGCGGCCGTGACCGCGACGAGGGGCCGGTGATGGGCGCGGATCCGTCGAGTTGA
- the ilvN gene encoding acetolactate synthase small subunit has protein sequence MMIEQVADPLPQAGYAKVVLELDVNNHPGVMSHICNLFARRAFNVEGILCMPVSDGKRSRIWLLVFEDQRLEQMVRQVEKLEDVLNVRRHGAEHEVFERLEGFFH, from the coding sequence ATGATGATCGAACAGGTTGCCGACCCCCTGCCGCAAGCCGGCTACGCCAAGGTCGTTCTGGAACTGGATGTGAACAACCACCCCGGGGTGATGAGCCACATCTGCAATCTCTTCGCGCGCCGCGCGTTCAACGTCGAGGGCATCCTGTGCATGCCGGTCTCCGACGGCAAGCGCTCGCGCATCTGGCTGCTGGTGTTCGAGGACCAGCGCCTCGAGCAGATGGTGCGTCAGGTCGAGAAGCTCGAGGATGTGCTCAACGTGCGCCGGCACGGCGCCGAGCACGAGGTCTTCGAGCGCCTCGAGGGCTTCTTCCACTAA
- a CDS encoding M48 family metallopeptidase yields the protein MKRIRKLAMPALIAGSITAACQTVQTTQSGAVGVQRSQLMMVSAQEVEQASNQQYQQMLAEARKNNALDRDPATVQRVRRIVSRLTAQAGAFRPDALSWAWEVHVFSSNELNAWCMAGGKMAIYTGLIDRLKLSDDEIAAVMGHEIAHALREHAREQVSKSMATGIGLSVAGALLGVGQAGQSLMNTVAKVTFELPNSREHETEADRMGVELAARAGYDPRAAVTLWDKMAGQSAGAPPQWLSTHPSHANRQRDLAEYAARVMPLYQGARR from the coding sequence ATGAAACGAATCCGGAAGCTTGCCATGCCGGCGCTGATCGCTGGCTCGATCACCGCCGCCTGCCAGACCGTGCAGACCACCCAGTCCGGTGCCGTCGGCGTGCAGCGCTCGCAACTGATGATGGTGTCGGCGCAGGAGGTCGAGCAGGCCTCGAACCAGCAGTACCAGCAGATGCTCGCCGAGGCACGAAAGAACAACGCCCTCGATCGCGATCCCGCCACCGTGCAGCGCGTGCGCCGGATCGTCTCGCGCCTGACCGCGCAGGCCGGCGCCTTCCGTCCGGATGCGCTGTCTTGGGCGTGGGAGGTGCATGTATTCAGCTCCAACGAGCTCAACGCCTGGTGCATGGCGGGCGGCAAGATGGCGATCTATACCGGCCTGATCGATCGGCTCAAGCTGAGCGACGACGAGATCGCCGCGGTCATGGGCCACGAGATCGCCCACGCGCTGCGCGAGCACGCGCGCGAGCAGGTGTCGAAGTCGATGGCGACCGGCATCGGGCTTTCGGTCGCGGGCGCCTTGCTGGGTGTGGGGCAGGCGGGGCAGAGCCTGATGAACACCGTCGCCAAGGTCACCTTCGAGCTGCCCAACTCGCGCGAGCACGAGACCGAGGCCGACCGCATGGGCGTGGAGCTGGCCGCGCGCGCCGGCTACGATCCTCGCGCCGCGGTCACGTTGTGGGACAAGATGGCCGGCCAGTCGGCCGGGGCGCCGCCGCAGTGGCTGTCCACCCACCCCTCGCACGCCAACCGCCAGCGCGATCTCGCCGAGTACGCCGCGCGCGTGATGCCGCTGTATCAGGGCGCGCGGCGCTGA
- the aroC gene encoding chorismate synthase, whose translation MSGNTIGTLFTVTSFGESHGPAIGCVVDGCPPGLAICAADIQAELDRRKPGTSRHVTQRREPDEVEILSGVFEGVTTGTPIALLIRNQDQRSKDYGNIADTFRPGHADYAYLQKYGLRDHRGGGRSSARETAVRVAAGAIAKKWLKERYGIVIRACMTALGPIEIPFVSWDEVDRNPFFAPNAAIVPQLEAYMDELRKSGDSIGARIDVVASGVPVGWGEPVYGRLDADIAYAMMGINAVKGVEIGAGFAAVAQRGTEHGDEMTPEGFLSNHAGGVLGGISTGQDIIASIAIKPTSSIRLDRRSIDRAGNPVIVNTHGRHDPCVGIRATPIAESMLALVLIDHALRHRAQCGDVRTETPRIPALAPTGSQRLPSPR comes from the coding sequence ATGTCCGGCAACACCATCGGCACGCTGTTCACAGTCACCTCCTTCGGCGAATCCCACGGCCCGGCTATCGGTTGCGTGGTCGATGGCTGTCCGCCGGGACTGGCGATCTGCGCGGCCGACATCCAGGCCGAGCTCGACCGCCGCAAGCCGGGCACCTCGCGTCACGTGACCCAGCGCCGCGAGCCGGACGAGGTCGAGATCCTGTCCGGCGTGTTCGAGGGCGTCACCACCGGCACGCCGATCGCGCTGCTGATCCGCAACCAGGACCAGCGCAGCAAGGACTACGGCAACATCGCCGACACCTTCCGCCCCGGCCACGCCGACTACGCCTACCTGCAGAAGTACGGCCTGCGCGATCATCGCGGCGGCGGGCGCTCGTCCGCACGCGAGACCGCAGTGCGGGTGGCGGCGGGGGCGATCGCCAAGAAGTGGCTGAAGGAGCGCTACGGCATCGTGATCCGTGCGTGCATGACCGCGCTCGGTCCGATCGAGATTCCCTTCGTGTCCTGGGACGAGGTCGACCGCAACCCCTTCTTCGCGCCCAACGCCGCGATCGTTCCGCAGCTCGAGGCCTACATGGACGAGCTGCGCAAGTCGGGCGATTCCATCGGCGCGCGCATCGACGTCGTCGCCAGCGGCGTGCCGGTGGGCTGGGGCGAGCCGGTGTACGGGCGTCTGGACGCCGACATCGCCTATGCGATGATGGGCATCAACGCGGTCAAGGGCGTCGAGATCGGCGCCGGCTTCGCCGCGGTCGCCCAGCGCGGCACCGAGCATGGTGACGAGATGACGCCCGAGGGCTTCCTGTCCAACCACGCCGGCGGCGTGCTCGGCGGGATTTCCACCGGGCAGGACATCATCGCCAGCATCGCGATCAAACCCACCTCCAGCATCCGCCTCGACCGCCGTTCGATCGATCGCGCCGGCAATCCGGTGATCGTCAATACCCACGGCCGCCACGATCCCTGCGTCGGCATCCGTGCCACGCCGATCGCCGAGTCCATGCTCGCGCTGGTGCTGATCGACCACGCGCTGCGCCATCGCGCCCAGTGCGGCGACGTGCGCACCGAGACACCGCGCATCCCCGCGCTCGCCCCGACGGGCAGCCAGCGCCTGCCGTCGCCGCGCTGA
- the ilvB gene encoding acetolactate synthase large subunit — MKQMTGAQLMVRLLERQGVRTIAGIPGGAILPFYDALSGSDTIRHVLARHEQGAGFMAQGMARVSGVPQVCIASSGPGATNLVTAIADACLDSIPMVIITGQVPQAMIGTDAFQEVDIYGITVPITKHNFLVRSAQELLEVVPDAFRIAMSGRPGPVLIDVPKDVQNQLIAVDELELPPPAVADPAPQLDMAAVELAAKMINEAEQPVLYLGGGVIASGAAPLAVQLAEEGGLPTTMTLMALGAMPIDHPLSIGMLGMHGARYTNFVLEEADVLVCVGARFDDRAIGRAAQFCPNAKIVHIDIDRSELHKIKNAHVAIHADVECALEALLPRVKVALRKRWLSHVDSLKTRFPMQFPGEDDPRTHYGLIQAVASALDDEAVIATDVGQHQMWVAQAYPFRRPRQWLTSGGLGTMGFGLPTAIGAALAEPDRTVVCFTGDGSFKMNIQELATLAEEGLNVKIVLMNNNALGLVYQQQTLFYGKRLFASKYRTEPDFVKIAEGFGVPALDLDKTDNPRAALAEALNAPGPCLIHATIDREQFVYPMVPPGAANTEMIGG; from the coding sequence ATGAAGCAAATGACCGGCGCGCAATTGATGGTGCGCCTTCTCGAGCGCCAGGGCGTGCGCACCATCGCCGGCATTCCCGGCGGCGCCATCCTGCCGTTCTACGACGCGCTGTCGGGCAGCGACACGATCCGTCACGTGCTGGCCCGCCACGAGCAGGGCGCCGGCTTCATGGCCCAGGGCATGGCGCGCGTCTCCGGCGTGCCGCAGGTGTGCATCGCCTCCAGCGGGCCGGGCGCGACCAACCTGGTCACCGCGATCGCCGACGCCTGCCTGGATTCGATCCCGATGGTGATCATCACCGGTCAGGTGCCGCAGGCCATGATCGGCACCGACGCTTTCCAGGAAGTCGACATCTACGGCATCACCGTGCCGATCACCAAGCACAACTTCCTGGTGCGCTCGGCGCAGGAACTGCTGGAGGTCGTGCCCGATGCCTTCCGCATCGCCATGTCCGGCCGCCCCGGCCCGGTGCTGATCGACGTGCCCAAGGACGTGCAGAACCAGCTCATCGCGGTCGATGAGCTCGAGTTGCCGCCGCCCGCGGTGGCCGACCCGGCGCCGCAGCTCGACATGGCGGCGGTCGAACTGGCCGCGAAGATGATCAACGAGGCCGAGCAGCCGGTGCTCTATCTCGGTGGCGGCGTGATCGCCTCCGGTGCGGCCCCACTGGCGGTGCAGCTCGCCGAGGAGGGCGGGCTGCCGACCACGATGACGCTGATGGCGCTCGGCGCGATGCCGATCGACCATCCGCTGTCGATCGGCATGCTCGGCATGCACGGCGCGCGCTACACCAACTTCGTGCTCGAGGAAGCCGACGTCCTGGTGTGCGTGGGCGCGCGCTTCGACGACCGCGCGATCGGCCGTGCGGCGCAGTTCTGCCCGAACGCGAAGATCGTGCATATCGACATCGACCGTTCCGAGCTGCACAAGATCAAGAACGCCCACGTCGCCATCCACGCCGACGTCGAATGCGCGCTCGAGGCGCTGCTGCCGCGCGTGAAGGTGGCGCTGCGCAAGCGCTGGCTGTCGCATGTGGACAGCCTGAAGACCCGCTTCCCGATGCAGTTCCCCGGCGAGGACGATCCGCGCACCCATTACGGCCTGATCCAGGCGGTGGCGAGCGCGCTCGACGACGAGGCGGTCATCGCCACCGACGTCGGTCAGCACCAGATGTGGGTTGCGCAGGCCTACCCCTTCCGTCGTCCGCGCCAGTGGCTGACCTCCGGCGGCCTGGGCACGATGGGCTTCGGCCTGCCCACCGCGATCGGCGCCGCGCTCGCCGAGCCCGATCGCACCGTGGTGTGCTTCACCGGCGACGGCAGCTTCAAGATGAACATCCAGGAGCTCGCGACGCTGGCCGAGGAGGGCCTCAACGTCAAGATCGTGCTGATGAACAACAACGCGCTCGGCCTGGTGTACCAGCAGCAGACGCTGTTCTACGGCAAGCGCCTGTTCGCCTCGAAATACCGCACCGAGCCCGACTTCGTGAAGATCGCCGAGGGCTTCGGCGTTCCCGCGCTCGATCTGGACAAGACCGACAACCCGCGCGCCGCGCTCGCCGAGGCTTTGAACGCGCCGGGACCGTGCCTGATCCACGCGACGATCGATCGCGAGCAATTCGTCTATCCCATGGTGCCGCCGGGTGCCGCCAACACCGAAATGATCGGAGGCTGA